The nucleotide sequence CCGATGAGAAACGCGGGCAACGCGCCGGCTTTCGAGCAGATCGATCGGAATGGCGATGGCAGCATCAGCGCGGAGGAATTCTCGGCGCATCAGTCGGAGCGCAGGCCGGGCAGATAGGTGTCACGCTTGATTGAATCGCCATGCCTCAGGCTACTAAAGACCTCAAACACCCATCAAAGATTTTTTCCTAGTTTCCTCGGTGCTTCGCAAACAAGCACCGAGGATTTAGCTTTAAAAGACGGACTGCAAGATCTGTAAGGTACTCATGGCAGCACGAGAACGAGCTTAAGTCCACGATCCTCTTTGTCCGTTCGCATTCAGATAGCCTCAAAAAGATCAGATTAGCGACCGCTTGGCAACCGCGCGACCATCAAAACCATGACGTTGCGGCCATTGCAAATAAGGCTTACAAGCGGCTGAGTTGCGTGTTGATCTCCCGGCTCAGATTTTGAATCCAGCCGTTATAGTTGCTGTGGATGTTGGCCCCATCGTAGTCGAGATTTTCGCTGTCGCGGTAGTGAATGCTATAGGTGTGTCGGTCATAGGGAATTTCCACTTTCGCCATATGCTCCCGCACCCGCAGCGTCGCCACGATCAGTCCGGGCCTAACCGCATTCATCTGCCAGCCCAGCGCAGCCCCCGCTCGCAGAATAGCGCCCCGCACATCCCCCATTCCATAGTTGCGCGTGCTGGTGGTTACCGGCGCACCCGAAACGGTGTAAACGGGATTATTCCGGCAACCGACCACGATCATCGCCAGCATGACAATCACAGGAAACAACAGTTTTATTTTCATCGCTTGCTCTCACTATCGTGCTGTTTTATCAAAGCTTCATCAGGATTTACCGCTAATGGTAGCAGCCGGAGAGAACGCAGCAAACCCGAGGGATACATCGCCCGTTTGAGCAACAACCCCGCCACCAGCTTGATGATGCGCGAGGTATCCCGCCACGGCCGGTAGTGGCTGGGACGACCTTGCGCCAGGTAGAGCGTTTCGATAGCCACCGCCGCCGGATAGCAGCCGCAGCGGGCGGCCTGGATCAACAGAGCGCTTTCGTAGACAAAACCGTGCCGGCCCGGCTCGGGCGCGCTGGCCTGACGCAGAAATTCCACCGGATACAACCGAAAGCCGGATTGCGTGTCGCGCAGCGGATAACCGACCGCCCAGGACACCCAAAAATCAGCCATGCCGTTGGCGAAGCGCCGCACGCCGGGCGCGCGGTCGCGGTGGCTCAGCCGCGCGGCGACGATCAGCCGGCCGGGACAACGCCGGTGCGCCTCCAGCAGCTTGGGAATATCCTCGGGATGATGCTGGCCGTCCGCATCCAGAGTGATGACGGCGGTCGCACCCTGCTCCAGTGCGTGGCGCATCCCGCGCCACAGTCCAATCCCCTTGCCTTGATTGTCCGCTTGATGCAACACGACCGCGCCCGCCGCTTCGGCCCGCGCGGCGGTAGCGTCGCGGGAACCGTCATCGACCACGATCACCCAATCGACCTGCCGGCGGGCGCGGCCGACGATCTCGGCGATGGTGGCGGCTTCGTTATAGGCAGGAATCAGCACCGCGACCGGCATGGTCGTTCAGACCACGCCGCCGTTGAGACTGATGATTTGTCCGGTCAGATAGCCGGCGGCATCGGAGGCCAGAAAACCCACCAACGCGGCGACTTCGGCGGGCGTGCCGGCCCGTTGCGCCGGGACCAGCCGCTTGATGGCGGCCGCGTCGAAAACGGCGTCGCTGGCCTGGCCGGCGATGATGCCCGGCGCGACGGCGTTGACCGTGATGCCGCGCGAGGCCAGCTCCAGCGCCAGCGCCTTGGTCGCACCGTGCAATCCGGCCTTGGCGGCGGCGTAGTTGGTCTGACCGCGATTGCCGGTCACTCCCGCCAGCGAGGAGATGTTGATGATGCGCCCCCAGCGGGTGCCGATCATCGGCAATAGCAGCGGTTGGGTGACGTTGAAAAAGCCGTGCAGGCAGACATCGATCACTCGATGCCACCGCGCTGACGACATACCGGCCAGCGGGACATCATCGTGAAAGCCGGCATTGTTGACCACCACCTGAATCGGCCCAGTTTCAAGGCACCCATTCAGACCGCGACGCACCACCTCTTCGTCGGCGACATCGAAAGTGACGGTTTCCGCCGAGCCGCCCGCCGCCTGAATGGCGGTCGCTATCTCGGTCGCCCGTTCGGGGTGCTGGAAAGCGTGCACGATGACATGCAGGCCGTCAGCCGCCAGCCGCTGACAGATGGCTCGACCGATATCGCCGCTGCCGCCGGTCACCAAAGCTCGCTTCATCCCGGCTCGACCTCCACGCGCAGGCGGACGCCACTTTCCGACAATACGACCGGGCCCGCGGCCTGTCGGGCGATGGCGCGCAGCAAGGGCAAGCTACGCGCGGCGGGATTGGCCGCCCGCAACGTTTCCAACGCGACATCCTCCAGCCGATCCGCTGTTTGATCCGCGATTGACGCCAGCCGCAGCGTCGCCAGTCCTCGGCGAGTCGAAGCCGGATTTAGCAGCAAGGCCACCGCGAACGGCGCGATGATCGCCCGCCGTCCCGACAGCGGAAACGGCAGCGGCAAATCGTAGGCGACCAGCAGCACCCGCGCCGCTTCCGCCCACGCCAGCGCCGCCGCTTCCAGCAAGCCGCCGACGAAGCTGCCATCGTAGGCGGACAGGCTCAGCGAAGGTTGCGTGCAACCGGTGGCGATGGACCAATAACCGGACGGGGTATTGTGTACCGACTGATGAAAATGCACTGGCGAAACCGGGCGGTCGGATTGGGTCAGCGCCGTGCAGATTTTATCCAGTACCTCGCTGTCCCCGCCGGAGGACGCGAATACCGCTCGCACGGCCGTCGCGCCCTGGGCTTCGGGGGAAAGCCCGGCGTCGAGCAGGGCTGCCTGGGTCATCGCCTCCTGCGCGGCCTGGAGCGCCAGCTTGATGGTGGCGGTGACGCGCCGCCGCTCGTTGGCCGGCAATAGAGCGGCGGAAAGCGCCGGCAGCGGTTCGGGCTGGTAAGGCCGCTCGCCAGTCAATACCGCCCGGCTGGCGGCCCAGCCCGCCAGTCCCGGCGCCAGCAGACCCACGCTTTCGACGGCGAGCGATGTCATGCGCCGTCCCGCCCGAACAGCAGGCTGCAATTGGTGCCGCCGAAACCGAAGGAGTTGCTGAGCGCTAGCCGCAAGGGCCTTTCTTGATTGCCCAGCACCACCCCCGCGCCCAGTTCGGGATCGCGCTGGCGGGTGTTGAGCGTGCCGGGGATCAAACCGCGCTCCAGGCAAAGAGCCACGAAAATAGCTTCGGTGATACCCGCCGCACCCAAGGTATGCCCGGTCCAGCCCTTGGTGGAACTGCATGGCGTTGCCGCGCCGAAGATCCGCAGCACCGCCCGATCTTCGGCGGCGTCGTTCAACGGCGTGGCGGTGCCGTGCAGGTTGATGTAATGGACTTGTTCGGGCGGCACTTGCGCTCGGTCGAGCGCCTGCTGCATCGCCAGCGCCGCGCCCGCGCCTTCGGGATGGGCGGCGGTCATGTGATAGGCGTCGCTGCTCTCGCCGTAGCCCAGCAACCGCACCCGGCCATCCCCCGGTTCGGCCCATTCCAGCAGCGCAAACCCCGCCGCCTCGCCGACGCTTAGACCGTCGCGCTCGCGATCCCACGGCCGACACGGCTGAGGCGAAGCGAGACCCAAGGCATTGAAACCATACAAGGTCGTCAGGCACAGGCTGTCGACACCGCCGACCACGGCGGCCTCGCAAAATCCGGCTTTCATCTGCCGCCACGCGGACGCGAACGCCTTGGCGCTGGAGGAACAGGCGGTGGAGATCGCGAGCGCCACACCGGTCAAGTTCAGCCAGCGCCGGGTGAAATCCGCGACTGAAAACACGTTATGGGTATGCTGGTAATCGAAGCTTTCCGGCAATGCGCCGGTGCTCGGATCGCGCCGGCGGTAAGCCTGCTCGGTGGCGCCGATGCCCGAGGTGCTGGTGCCGACGAACACGCCGATCCGGTCGGCGCCGTAGCGGCTTCGGGCTGCCTTTACCGCCTTCGCAAAACCGTCCTGCTCCAATCCCAGTCGCGCCAACCGGTTGTTGCGGCAGTCGAACGCCGCGAATTCATCGCGCAGCGGCTCGTCCTCCAGACCGGCCACCCGCCCGATCCAGGTCGCCAGCGCGGCATCCTCAAAATCGCACGGCCGCAGCCCGCTTTCGCCGCGCCGCAACGCTGCCAGCGAAGCCGGGAGGCCGCGACCGAGAGCGTTGGTCACGGTACAAGCGGTGATGGCAAGCGGTTGGATGGCCATGATTCAACTCATTCGGTTCAACAAGGGCCGCGCGACGATCAGGGCGGCGATGAAACTGGCGGCGACTCCCAAACTGACGGTCAAGCCGATGGCTCGCAACGCCGGCAGCGCGGATGTCGCAAGCATAGCAAACACCGTCAACGCCGAACCACAGCAGACCAGCAAGGCGTGCAGGGTACGGCGGCGCAAATCCATATCGGTAGCGGGCCGGCTGAAGAACAAGCCGTAATCGACGCCGACGCCGACCACCAACAGCAAGGACACCAGATGAAACAGCGACAGCCTCTCACCGAGCGCCAGCAGTAGCGCCACGGTGAACACCAGCGCCAGCAGGACCGGCGCCAAGGCCGCCGCAACGTGTCGGCAGCGGCGCAAACCCAGCCAGACCACCGCCACGATCAGCGCGCTGCCATACAGCAACCGCAGCAAGGCCGCTTCGCGGAATTCGGTCACCAGCCGATTGGTCTCGGCGCGCAAATCCAGATAGTACGCCCGACCTTCCGGCAGCGACGGCAGGCCGATTGCCACCTCTGCCGCGCTTCGGACGCCGCTCAAGGGTAGCAAAGCCGTCCAACCGCGTTCACCGGCAACCAGCAAAGATCGGACCCGCACGCCCAGCAAGGTCTCTTTCACTTCATCAGGTCTCAGCGGCGACGCGGTACGGGCGGCGGCGACGGCATCGAGAAACGGCGCGAACAGGTCGGGTTTGAACGGCGATCCGGCCAAGCCGGCCTTCAAATTCGCGGCGAGCGCTTCCGCTTCCGGCAAGGCTGCCCGCCGTTGCTGTTGGGTGTGGAGACTGGGCAGATAGCGCATGGCCCCATCGTAACCGGCCAGCGCGCCTTCCGCCTGCCGCCGCGCCAGATAAGCGCCCACAGTTTCGCTGGCGCGCAAGGCGGTTTCGGCGTCTGGAGCGGTGACGGCGATCAAATGGCCGACCTCCGGTGCACCCAACGCGGTTCGCAATTCCTGATCCAAACGCAGCAATTCACGCGGCACCGGGCTGAGCGCGGCCAGATCGTTCTCCCATAGCGGCGGGGCTTTGACGATCAGCCCCAGCAACACCAGCGCGCCGCAACCGCCCAGCGCCAGCGCCAGCCGCGGCCGGGGCCGCAACAAGCTATCGGCCCAGTCGCCGACGGCGGCCGGTCGCGGAGGTTTCCAATCTAGTGGGACAAGCGCTGGCAACACCCAGCGAGCCGTCACCACGGCGGCTACGACACCGGCGATGGTATAAACCCCCAACTGACTCAACCCCGGAAAGCTGGAATCCAGCATCGCCAGACAGCCCAGCGCGGTGGTCGCCACGCACAGCCGCAGCGTCGGCCACAACTGGCGCAGCGTGCCGTCCACCGTGTCCCCGGCGCGACGGTGGCTGAACAGGTAAGTCGGATAATCCAACGTCTCCCCCAGCAGCGTGATGCTGAACGCCAGGGTGATGAGATACATTTTGCCGAACAGCATATCCACGGCCGCCGCGCCGGCCAGCAACGCCGACAGCATCGGCAGCGCACCGAGCCAGACCGTGCGCACCGAGCCATAGACTAACAGCAACAACAGGATCACCGCCGCCAAGGACAATCCGCTCAGCCATTCGGCGCTAGCGCGCACCCGATCCTCGGACAGCGTGGCCAGCACGCCGGGGCCGCTCAACAGCAGGCGCACGGCGGTGCCGGCGCTGGCGGCGGCGAAGGCTTGGCGGATGGTGTTCACGATGGCGCGCTGGGCGGCGAGATCATACCCGGAGGCGCGGCTCTCGACCAACAACAGCGCCCGTGCGCCGTCCGGCGCAAACCAGACGCCCAGCCGTTTGGCCGGTTCGCGCAAACCGCCCTGTAAAAGCCGCAGCACGCTCAATAATTCGCCGGTCGGATCGCCGGCCAGCCAACGCTTCTGAAACACCGCCAGCGGCGATTGCAGTTCCGCCAGCCGCTGCTGCAAGCCGGCGCGCAAGCCTTCCGCCGTGAAGCGTTCCGGCGCGACGGTCGGACTGAGCAAATAACGCCAGCCGAACAAAGCCTGCAACTCGGCATCGGGCAGGGTTTCCGCGCCGTTGGCCACCCGCGCGAAGGCGCTAGCGGGCCGCAGTCGTTCCGCCAGCCGGCGGCTGACGGCGGCGCGGTCGGCCTCGGAACCGCCCTCCAATCCCAACAAGATCAAGCGGGTGGTCGGACCGCTGCGCAACTGTTCCAACAACAGCTCGGCGACCGGATCGGCGCGCGGCGCGAACAGCGTCAAATCCGCAACCACCGGCGTGGTCGCCACGATCCAACCGCAGGCCAGCACGGCCAACAACCAAAGCAGCGGGACCCACTTGCGACGCACGAGATTCAACCGCTTGCTCCCCAGTACCGTGGGCTCAGCGAACCGTCAGGCTCATCACGCTGCGATCGCCATCCGCTTCCAGCGTTTCCACACTCGAAATCCGTTCGTTCTGGCCGCGCAAAATGACAGCGGTGATATAGCGGGTCGCTTCCTCGGCGAGCGGTATCAGGCGCAAGGTCCAATCGGCGGGCGTCCCCTGAAATTCCAGTCGGTAGTAACGCTCCAAGGTCATCCGGTCGCCGGCTTGGGTGGCGCGGATCGCTTCCACCAGCGGTCGCAATTGTGGATAACCGTTCAGGTCGAACTGACGGCGACCGGTGGCGAGCGTTTCGACGGTCAGCCAATCCCCGTCGGCCTCGTAATCCTCCGGTTGCGGGGCCAGCGTTTTCTTGCGCAGAAAATTCGGCGCGCGGTAATACAATTTTCCGGTGGCGATCAGCGGTTCTTTTAATACAGCCAGTTGTTTTTCTTCCCGAAACTCGCCTTCCACCGCCGGCACCGCCGCCAGCAGCCGCATGACCTGATCCAAGCCGTCCTGACCGACTCCGGCCAGCGGCCAGCCCAGCAACAGCAGCATGATCCAGGGCTTCATCGGTCACCGTCTCCACCGGTCGGCTGCGGCGCGATGGTCAGGCGCGCTTCCGCCAACAAACGACCGGCGGCGCTCGCCTGAATCGCATAGATGCAGTGGCCGCCCTCGCCCAACACCAAGCGCGCGGCAACCTCCAGCGGCGCGGCGATAGCGTCCAACTCATCGGCGAACCAGCGCGCGTCGCGCAGCGCGGCCAGATAGCCCAGCGGCGCGGTGTCGCCCGCCTTACGGGCGCGCAAGGCCCCGTGGATCGCCGCCGCTTGCCCGCCGTATTCCACCGCATGAATCACGGCAAGCCGACCTTGCCGGCGCAGCGGATTGGTCGGATCGCAATGGGTCTCGGTCAGACAGACGATGCCTTGCTCGTCCCAAGCCGTTACCTTCTCCAGCAAGCACATGGTCCCGGCATGAGGGATCAGCTGTTGAATTTCCGTTTTGTCAATCAACAGGGCTCCACATCCAGTTCGAGTCGGGTATCCGGCAGATAAGGCAAGGCGACCGCGCCCGAGCGATCCCGAGCGAGCCGCCGCAACAGTGGCAACCCACGCGCGGCCGGATTGGCGAGGCGCAAGCGCTCCAACTCCCCGTCTGCTAATGACTCGGCCGCACCGGAGCGAATTCGCAAATTCCGCAGGCGGGCGATATTACCGGGAAGCGGATCGGGAGCCAGCAACAACGCCAGCCCGAACGCGACGGCCACCGCCCGGAACGGCTGCAAAGCCGGCGGCGGCGGCGTGTCGTAAGCGACCAAGAGAATCGGCTGATGCTCCAACCGCACCAGCGCGAACGCTTCCAGCAGACCCGCCGCGAACGAGGCGTCAAACGCGCCGATGCTGAGCGCCGGCCGCATCGAGCCGGCCGCGATGTTCCAATAACCGAGCGGCGCGTTGTGGACCGAATGATTGAACTGACTGGGGGACAGCAGGCGTTCCGGCTGGATCAGTGCCTGACACAGCGCATCCAGCGCTTCGGTGTTGCCGCCGGCGCAGGCGAACACGGCCCCGCACTGCCCGGCTTCCAAACCGACGGCGGCCAGCGCCTCGTCGGCTGCCTGCAAGGCCAGTCGGACGGTCAGCGTCGCCCGGCGCGCTTCGTTGCGCGGCAGGCGTACCCGTTCGAAGCGCGGCGCCGCGTCCCGGCTGTAGGGCTGCAATCCCGCCAGCACCGCCCGCCCGACCGACCAATCCGGCAGGCCGGGCGCGCACAAACCCACCCCGCTGACATACACGCTCATCAGGTGATTCGCGCCAGACTGCGCCGGTTGCCGGTCCAGCGCGACCACGCCTTACCCACGGCGTACCAATGCAGATAGTAAGCCTCTCGCGCCAACCGCCACACCATCACCGGATCGTGGCGCAACCGGTCTTCGGCGGCGCACAGCACCGGCCGCAACGCCAAACCGCGCGCCAGCACGCCGCTGCGGGCCAGATGAAAGCGGCTGGTTATCAGCACGAAAGGACGCTCGCGCAGTTCGGCGCGCAACTGCCGGGCGCGGCGCAAATTATCGAGCGTGTTCAGCGATTGATCCTCAAGCAACACCGCGGAGGCCGGAACGCCTAGCTCGCATAGTAAATCCCGGCCGCACTCGGCCTCGCTGCGGTCGCCGCCAGTCGGACCGCCGACCAGCAGAATGCGCCGCCGGGAATCTTCTCGGTACAGCGCGGCGGCGCGGCCCAAACGGCGCGCGTAGCCGGGCGCGGCGCGGTCGCCGATCAGCCGCGCCCCCAACACCACGATCCAATCTCCCTCGACTCCGGCAATCGGCGTCTCACAAGCGACCCGCCAAACTCGGTACAACAGCCACAACCCGCTCAAGCCCGCCGTCGCTAGCAGCGCCAAATTGGACAACACCAGCGTCGCCGCGCCATCCCAACCGAGATCGCGCTGGCGGAGAAACCATTTTCCGGGCGTCCTGCTTTTCACGCGGAATCCTCAGCCCAATAATCGTAGAAATTGAACCAATTATAAGGCGTGAGCCGAGCGTAATGCTCCAGGCGGTCGGCGTAGCGCTGCACCCAAATCGCGATCTGCTCTTGGCGGCGGCGCGGCTCCAGCGCGATCCGTTCGGCGAGCACTTCGAAATGGACATCGTAGCGATTGCCGCCCCGATACAGGCCGAAACACAGGATCACCGGACACCCTATCAGTCCCGCCAGCAGGATCGGCCCGATGGGAAACGCGGTTTCCTGGCCGAAGAACCGGCAGCGGATCGTTTTTTCATCCTGCGCCACCCGGTCGCCGAGCGCGCCGACCATGAAGCCTTGCGCCACGCTGTCTTGAACCTCCAGCAAGGTTTCCGGGCGACCGATGGCGATGACGGCTTGCGCCAACGCAGGATTGAGCGCGGCAAACAACTGGGTCATGGCTTGGTTGTGCTCGACGTTCATCAGAATTTTGATGGGCAAGTGACGCACGGTGGAACCGATCCCCCGCAGCGCCTCAAAGCTGCCCAAATGCGACCCCAGCAAAATGCAGCCCCGACCGGACGCCACTTGATCCAGGATCGCTTGGCCGCCATGAATCTCGATCTGAAAGCCATCCAGACGACCCGTCAAAAAATAGACCCGATCCAGAATGGTGGCGGCAAAGCAGTGGATGTGGCGGAACACCTCTCGCCAGCTCGGCTCCCGACCGAGCGCGCGGCGCAGAAAACGCTGCGAACCCCGACGCGCGGCGGCCGCCGTCATCAAAAAATACAAGGTGATGGGATACAGCAGCGCGCGGCCCACGGGCCGGCCGACATGCAGGGCGATGGCGCGAATCAACCATAGCGCCAGCGGGCTGCCCCGCTCTGGCAACCGCGCCCAATTCCGGCTCACGGCGCCATGTCCGCCGGCTGAGATTGACCGCGCGTCCTTAGCGGGTCCGCTGTTGCTCGATATGCTGGCTCAGGGCGCGCAAGGAGGCGAACACGCGCCGGTTTTCCTTGTCGTCCGAACGCAGTTGAAAACCGTAGGTTTTGGAAATCGCCAGCGCCAGTTCCAGCGCATCGATGGAATCCAGACCCAGCCCTTCGCCAAACAGCGGTTCTTCCGGTGCGATCTCTTCCGGTTTGACATCTTCCAGATGCAGGGTCTCGACCAGCAGTCGAGCCACCTCCAACTCGAATGGCGAAAGTGGTTCCATCGATAACCTCGTAAAATATGAACTGTAACGCGTGTGGCGGTTATAGGTAGTGGTGCTGTCAAGGTTCGCGAATGCGTTGCTAAACTATATCATGTCCGATAAAAATAGCCCTTATCGATCTGAAATCAGAATTTTAATGGCCATCCCCGCCCCTGTTTTTCGCCACCGCCTTGAGCTGACAACCAGCACGCGACCGGCTTCTCGGCGCGGGCCAGCATGAGTCTTGTCCCCGTCTTTTATTGCGAACAGGGTCGAAGCGGCCAGTGGCTAAACGACGAACGCTTGCTGGCGCTACTTTGCTTTGACGGGGGGTCACACCTCAAGCAGACCCGCGCGTTTGTCCCGTCGCATTGAAAGAATTAGGCTGCACCGCCACCGCCGAAGTCTGGCTCGGCGCGCGGCCGGCGCGGACCGGGTTCACGGAAGGGATCTATCACGCCAGCGACGGTGAGGTGCTGTTCCTCCAATTGCGCCTGGACGAATATGCCCCCGACGCCTTGCAACCGCTGACCGCCGTGGCCTACCGCCGTTTGTTCGCCAAAGCCCGCGCGCTGGGTTATCCGCATTTTTTGCGCATCTGGAATTATTTTCCCGCTATCAACCGCGCTTGCGACGGTCTGGAACGCTATCGGGCTTTTTGCGCGGGCCGGCATCAGGCGCTGGCGGCGGAACTGGCCGAGTTCGAGATCCGGCTGCCCGCGGCGTCGGCCATCGGCACGCGCGGCGGCAGCCTGCATCTCTACGCGCTGGCCGCCCGCGAACCCGGTCTCCAGATCGAAAACCCGCGCCAGGTGAGCGCTTTTCACTACCCTTCTCAATACGGTCGCCGCAGCCCCTCATTTTCGCGCGCCGTCTTGAAAAGCTGGGGCGAGGGCCGCGACCATCTGTATATTTCCGGCACCGCCAGCATCGTCGGCCACGCCAGCTTGCATCACGAGCTGTTGCCGCAACTGGATGAAACGCTCGCTAATCTCGAAGCCTTGCTTGCGGAGGCCGAGCGGCGGGCAACGACACCCCTGGATTTGACGCTCCTGAAAATCTATGTTCGGCCCGAACTCGACCCGGCACCCTTGCGCGAGCGCATCGTTCGCATCTTCGGGGCTAATGTGCCGCTGCTGTTTCTGCGCGCCGAGATCTGCCGTCGGGAATTGCTGCTCGAAATCGAAGGGCTGGCGATCTCCGCCGCCGCCCACCACGCCTAGGATTCTCTCTTGAAACCGGAAAAACCGCTCGAACCGCATCCGACCTTGCCGGACTATTACCCGGATTTGGCGCAACGCCCGGCGTTCGTGCGCGGTCTGTTCGACCGCACCGCGCGCCACTACGACCGGATCTGCCAGTTGATGTCGTTCGGATCGGGCAATTGGTACCGCCGCCGGGCGCTGGGACGTGTCGGATTGAAACCCGGCATGACCGTGCTGGATGTCGCCACCGGCACCGGACTGGTCGCCCGACAGGCGCTGGCGATCACTGGCGACCCCCAAGCGGTGATCGGTCTGGACGTGAGCGCCGGCATGTTGGCCGAAGTGAAACGGCTTCTAAACATTCCCCTGATGCAAGGTTTGATGGAACAACTGCCGGTCGCCGACGCCTGCTGCGATATGGTCAGCATGGGCTACGCCCTGCGGCATGTCGCCGATCTCAACCTCACGTTTGGAGAATTTCATCGCGTGCTGCGACCGGGCGGCGTGTTGCTGATTCTGGAAATCGCCCGGCCCGCCACTCCTTTGAAACGAGGCGTCATCAAATTCTATATGGGGCGGGTGATCCCGCTGCTCAGCCGGCTGACCACCGGCCAACAGGACGCTCAAACCCTGATGCGCTATTACTGGGATACCATCGAGAACTGCGTCCCGCCCGACACCATCGTTCAGGCGATCCGCGACGCCGGCTTCGATGAGGCGGGCTGCGATGTCGAATTCGATCTGTTTCGGGCTTACTTCGGGCGCAAGGGCGTCGTGACAACCCCGGCAGATTGAGCGAGCCTCGCGTTAGCCCGATCTCACTGTGAAAACGCTAGCGTTTGGCCGCGCCCACGGCGGCCGCGACCAACGCCGGATAGCGCTCGCGAATCCGGGGAATATCCGGCCAGACGAACGGCTC is from Candidatus Competibacteraceae bacterium and encodes:
- a CDS encoding beta-ketoacyl-[acyl-carrier-protein] synthase family protein, with translation MQPLAITACTVTNALGRGLPASLAALRRGESGLRPCDFEDAALATWIGRVAGLEDEPLRDEFAAFDCRNNRLARLGLEQDGFAKAVKAARSRYGADRIGVFVGTSTSGIGATEQAYRRRDPSTGALPESFDYQHTHNVFSVADFTRRWLNLTGVALAISTACSSSAKAFASAWRQMKAGFCEAAVVGGVDSLCLTTLYGFNALGLASPQPCRPWDRERDGLSVGEAAGFALLEWAEPGDGRVRLLGYGESSDAYHMTAAHPEGAGAALAMQQALDRAQVPPEQVHYINLHGTATPLNDAAEDRAVLRIFGAATPCSSTKGWTGHTLGAAGITEAIFVALCLERGLIPGTLNTRQRDPELGAGVVLGNQERPLRLALSNSFGFGGTNCSLLFGRDGA
- the fabG gene encoding 3-oxoacyl-ACP reductase FabG, encoding MKRALVTGGSGDIGRAICQRLAADGLHVIVHAFQHPERATEIATAIQAAGGSAETVTFDVADEEVVRRGLNGCLETGPIQVVVNNAGFHDDVPLAGMSSARWHRVIDVCLHGFFNVTQPLLLPMIGTRWGRIINISSLAGVTGNRGQTNYAAAKAGLHGATKALALELASRGITVNAVAPGIIAGQASDAVFDAAAIKRLVPAQRAGTPAEVAALVGFLASDAAGYLTGQIISLNGGVV
- a CDS encoding outer membrane lipoprotein carrier protein LolA gives rise to the protein MKPWIMLLLLGWPLAGVGQDGLDQVMRLLAAVPAVEGEFREEKQLAVLKEPLIATGKLYYRAPNFLRKKTLAPQPEDYEADGDWLTVETLATGRRQFDLNGYPQLRPLVEAIRATQAGDRMTLERYYRLEFQGTPADWTLRLIPLAEEATRYITAVILRGQNERISSVETLEADGDRSVMSLTVR
- a CDS encoding MMPL family transporter → MNLVRRKWVPLLWLLAVLACGWIVATTPVVADLTLFAPRADPVAELLLEQLRSGPTTRLILLGLEGGSEADRAAVSRRLAERLRPASAFARVANGAETLPDAELQALFGWRYLLSPTVAPERFTAEGLRAGLQQRLAELQSPLAVFQKRWLAGDPTGELLSVLRLLQGGLREPAKRLGVWFAPDGARALLLVESRASGYDLAAQRAIVNTIRQAFAAASAGTAVRLLLSGPGVLATLSEDRVRASAEWLSGLSLAAVILLLLLVYGSVRTVWLGALPMLSALLAGAAAVDMLFGKMYLITLAFSITLLGETLDYPTYLFSHRRAGDTVDGTLRQLWPTLRLCVATTALGCLAMLDSSFPGLSQLGVYTIAGVVAAVVTARWVLPALVPLDWKPPRPAAVGDWADSLLRPRPRLALALGGCGALVLLGLIVKAPPLWENDLAALSPVPRELLRLDQELRTALGAPEVGHLIAVTAPDAETALRASETVGAYLARRQAEGALAGYDGAMRYLPSLHTQQQRRAALPEAEALAANLKAGLAGSPFKPDLFAPFLDAVAAARTASPLRPDEVKETLLGVRVRSLLVAGERGWTALLPLSGVRSAAEVAIGLPSLPEGRAYYLDLRAETNRLVTEFREAALLRLLYGSALIVAVVWLGLRRCRHVAAALAPVLLALVFTVALLLALGERLSLFHLVSLLLVVGVGVDYGLFFSRPATDMDLRRRTLHALLVCCGSALTVFAMLATSALPALRAIGLTVSLGVAASFIAALIVARPLLNRMS
- a CDS encoding hydroxymyristoyl-ACP dehydratase, with the protein product MCLLEKVTAWDEQGIVCLTETHCDPTNPLRRQGRLAVIHAVEYGGQAAAIHGALRARKAGDTAPLGYLAALRDARWFADELDAIAAPLEVAARLVLGEGGHCIYAIQASAAGRLLAEARLTIAPQPTGGDGDR
- a CDS encoding glycosyltransferase family 2 protein, whose amino-acid sequence is MPVAVLIPAYNEAATIAEIVGRARRQVDWVIVVDDGSRDATAARAEAAGAVVLHQADNQGKGIGLWRGMRHALEQGATAVITLDADGQHHPEDIPKLLEAHRRCPGRLIVAARLSHRDRAPGVRRFANGMADFWVSWAVGYPLRDTQSGFRLYPVEFLRQASAPEPGRHGFVYESALLIQAARCGCYPAAVAIETLYLAQGRPSHYRPWRDTSRIIKLVAGLLLKRAMYPSGLLRSLRLLPLAVNPDEALIKQHDSESKR
- a CDS encoding beta-ketoacyl synthase chain length factor, with amino-acid sequence MSVYVSGVGLCAPGLPDWSVGRAVLAGLQPYSRDAAPRFERVRLPRNEARRATLTVRLALQAADEALAAVGLEAGQCGAVFACAGGNTEALDALCQALIQPERLLSPSQFNHSVHNAPLGYWNIAAGSMRPALSIGAFDASFAAGLLEAFALVRLEHQPILLVAYDTPPPPALQPFRAVAVAFGLALLLAPDPLPGNIARLRNLRIRSGAAESLADGELERLRLANPAARGLPLLRRLARDRSGAVALPYLPDTRLELDVEPC
- a CDS encoding YdcF family protein, which gives rise to MKSRTPGKWFLRQRDLGWDGAATLVLSNLALLATAGLSGLWLLYRVWRVACETPIAGVEGDWIVVLGARLIGDRAAPGYARRLGRAAALYREDSRRRILLVGGPTGGDRSEAECGRDLLCELGVPASAVLLEDQSLNTLDNLRRARQLRAELRERPFVLITSRFHLARSGVLARGLALRPVLCAAEDRLRHDPVMVWRLAREAYYLHWYAVGKAWSRWTGNRRSLARIT
- a CDS encoding beta-ketoacyl synthase chain length factor; the protein is MTSLAVESVGLLAPGLAGWAASRAVLTGERPYQPEPLPALSAALLPANERRRVTATIKLALQAAQEAMTQAALLDAGLSPEAQGATAVRAVFASSGGDSEVLDKICTALTQSDRPVSPVHFHQSVHNTPSGYWSIATGCTQPSLSLSAYDGSFVGGLLEAAALAWAEAARVLLVAYDLPLPFPLSGRRAIIAPFAVALLLNPASTRRGLATLRLASIADQTADRLEDVALETLRAANPAARSLPLLRAIARQAAGPVVLSESGVRLRVEVEPG